One Erpetoichthys calabaricus chromosome 9, fErpCal1.3, whole genome shotgun sequence genomic region harbors:
- the c9h9orf78 gene encoding LOW QUALITY PROTEIN: splicing factor C9orf78 homolog (The sequence of the model RefSeq protein was modified relative to this genomic sequence to represent the inferred CDS: deleted 2 bases in 1 codon), producing the protein MAPGKNFRREKADSDEEDDEQVTQEVRSKLDEAKEVQSLRKKQSGISVAALLVGEKLPLDAEIENDPFKLKTGGIVDMKMVKDRKRGLNEDETDLNLGTSFSAETNRRDEDADMMKYIETELKKKKGLVELEEQKIKEKKAEDLLYELPENINVSSAKKTEEMLSNQMLSGIPEVDLGIDAKIKNIISTEEAKARLLAEQRNKKKDSGTSFVPTNIAVNYVQHNRFYHEEINAPAKRNREEPKPRPLRVGDTEKPEPEKSPPNRKRPANEKATDDYHYEKFKKMNRRY; encoded by the exons ATGGCACCGGGGAAGAACTTTAGGAGGGAGAAG GCGGACTCGGATGAGGAAGATGACGAGCAAGTCACACAAGAAGTAAG GTCCAAACTCGATGAAGCAAAAGAAGTTCAGAGTCTCAGGAAGAAGCAAAGTGGCATCAG TGTGGCAGCGTTGCTGGTGGGTGAGAAGCTCCCCTTGGACGCAGAGATTGAG AACGACCCCTTCAAACTGAAGACTGGCGGAATTGTGGACATGAAGATGGTGAAGGACCGGAAGAGAGGCCT aaaTGAAGACGAGACAGACCTGAACCTTGGCACGTCATTCTCAGCTGAGACAAACCGACGCGATGAAGATGCAGACAT GATGAAGTACATCGAGACCgagctgaagaagaagaaaggccTGGTGGAGTTAGAAGAGCAGAAAATCAAGGAGAAGAAGGCGGAGGACCTCCTCTACGAGCTCCCGGAGAACATCAATGTCTCGTCTGCCAAGAAGACCGAGGAGATGCTGTCCAATCAGATGCTGAGCGGCATACCGGAGGTGGACCTTGGCATAGA CGCAAAGATCAAGAACATCATTTCCACCGAAGAAGCGAAGGCCAGGCTACTCGCTGAGCAGAGGAACAAGAAGAAGGACAGCGGCACCTCGTTTGTGCCAACGAACATCGCCGTCAACTACGTTCAGCACAACCGCT tttaccacGAGGAGATCAACGCGCCGGCAAAGAGAAACCGCGAGGAGCCCAAACCGCGCCCGCTCCGCGTGGGAGACACCGAGAAGCCCGAGCCTGAAA AATCGCCGCCCAACCGCAAGAGACCAGCCAATGAAAAGGCCACCGATGACTACCATTACGAGAAGTTCAAGAAGATGAACCGGCGCTACTGA